A window of Candidatus Nitrospira allomarina genomic DNA:
CATGAATACCAATCCGTTTTCGTCGCTTCAAACACGCCCAAAGCTTCCGGTGGAACCGGATGAGTTCGATCCTCGGGAGATCAACGCCTATTATGATTGGCGCAACGATATGTTCTTCAGGGAATTTGACCTGACCGGCTCCGGGTCCGTTAATTTTATGACGGCACGTCGAACCTATAAGGTATGGCTCGACGAGTTCGGCACCCCGGTCGTCTTGACCGTGGGCGATCCGGTGTTTTTTTGGATTGATTTAAATGGAAACGGGAAGTTTGAGCAGGAGCTGGGTGAGATGTTCAAGGATTCCTATGAGGATGGGGTCACCGGCAATGAAGAGCCTTATGATAATAGCGATCTTCAAGAGCCTGCGGGTCCTGGACCGGAATGGAACCCTCCTCCACAAGGAGGTTTTAAGCTCCCGCCCTGCGATTCACGGTTCGGGTGTTGATGATACCCCGGGACCATTCATTTCTTCAGTTGCCCTTCATTCATCCACGAAGGCAAATCCCACCTGCAAATCTCCCCGTGCTTCAATGGTGACTTCCTGGCGCTGTTCACCCAACACCGGATGCCGGACTAACAACGTATAGGTTCCCGGCGGAATTTGTTCAATGGTGAACCGGCCTTCTTGATCAGAAATGGCAAAATACGGGTTGTCCACGACGTACAACCAGTTCTGCATGAAGTCATGCCGATTACATATGATCCGCACCACGACCCCGTCTTCCATTTTGTCTGAGGGAAATACCTGGACGATCTCATCATGAGGTTGAAGATCCTGATTATGAACCGTGCGCAGAATTCTTCCCCTGGTATCCTTGGATACAAAGGAGTGCAGGACATGCTTGATCGAATCTTGGTTCTCAAAGCGCACCGCTTCATTGGCTGCGATCACACCCGTGAAAGGACCAAAATTGCAATCTTGGGTCTCGACCTGAAGTCCGAGGGATTCCCCTCCCAGGTATCGAAATTCACCCGTTCCAGGTAAATTCCCCGTGAAGGTTTTTGGAAAGAACGGTTTTCCCGTATCAATGCCCTCAAGCACGACCACCGCACCAGTCAGGAATCCATCTCGAGATTCAACTTTCATGAGCCTGCGTTCTTGGCCACAAACCTCTGGATTTTTTTCTACCTTAAAGTGTAAAGGCTCTGGCGGGGAGCCTAGGAAAGAAACCCTCCCATGGATGGATCCACCAGTCTGAACATGTCCCACTTCATACGCATGGGACGCACCGGGACCCATGACCAGGGATAGACTAGCCAGTAATATCCACAAAGCATTGTTGATATTCATGATCCATCTCCTTATTTTGCGTTTTCCTAGACTCTCCGGAATTTGAGCCATCCCTACACAATCTTTTTTCTACATAACCATTTGCCATCCAACCCAAAAAGACCAGGCTTGCTTCAATTGCGGACCGTCAAGATATTGATAAATAGGCGCGCCGGCTTCAACATTCAGGTGATTCTCGAGGCCCATAAACTCCGGAAACAGAATATTCACACCTCCCATAAGGTCCAACCGCTGTCCCCCTTGTCGATCAGGGTCGGCGGTTGGGACGAGAGGGATTTGTGCGGGTCCAACTGTCGTTTGGAGTTGGCCGTCTTCTCTCTTGATGTTGTACCATTGTTGCCAGTTCAAGCGCGCAGACGTGCTGATCCAATCAGCCCAACGGTAGGCCCCCCAGGAGTTCACCTTATATTGATTGCCCTCCTTATAACCCTGCTGATTGTATCCGAGACGAACCGTTCCAAGTGCCTGAAACCCCCACGACACATTGTTCCGAACCCCGGTATAGGTCAGTCCGGGTAACAGGTCGACGGTGCCTGAACCCAATCGCATTGGATAGGGCAGCAATGAGTTGTTCCCTAACGGTGTGTTATCCGTAGGATTGATATCGCCGGTCGGCAGCGATACGCCCGTATTCAAATGAAACCGATGGGAACCGATACTGGGTGTTTCAAACGCATACAGTCGCCAAAGGGCCGCCAACTTGGTATCCCCGAATCCGCTGGAGTTGGTCGTAAAATTAACCCCGGCTCTGTTCTGATGTTCCATCTCTTTCATGACGTAGGGAAGCATGGCCATCAGGGTAATTGTATCATTCAAGCCATACATCGCACTGAACATGTGCATCTGCGTCGTCATGTTTTTAGGAGTCACTGCGAAATCCTTTAACACGTCATTGCTGGAAAGATTGTCGGTTCCATTCCGCATCTTGTCCATATACATGTACATATACCGGTAGGTAAACATGAACTCACCCTTGTTATGCGTATGATCCTGCATGACCCCGATGGGAGCGTGGGAATCGGGGCGCTCCGCCTGATAAAAATTGCCGATGATGAGCCGCTCCCCTTTTTCGTCGGCCTTCTTCCCTAATGATTCCTCCACTCCCCCCATGAGACCATCCAATAACGCCCCTTCAGCAGGCGGGAGGGCATAAACGATGCCAACACTTCCAACGATGAGCCCAAAACATAGATATCGAATACTCCTAGTCATATTCTTGCCGATCCTTGTCTTGAATAAATTTTCAGTCAATACAGGTCCAATAAATGAATGATGGCGAATTCTTTCCGAATAAAACCTGTTTAGGGTAAAGGGTGTTTCCGCAGTGCAAAATTCCGCTCGCAAGCTTGTCTAACCAAAGCTTACGAATGAAACACTCTAAATCGAATGTTTTTTTATAACCAATGAAATGCGTAATGATAAAAGCTAAAGGGAGGAAGGGGGGGCACGGGAAGCTGGAGGGATAACAAAAATAACTTGATGAGTGATTGGACGCCAATCTCCAATTTGAAGAAAAGACTCAACCGGCCCATCCACCAGCACCTGTTTAGTTTCTAGTGTTTGCCCTGCAGCACAAAACCAGGTGCAGAGAAGTGTGGAATGAGTCCCTTGATGGTGTTGGGAATGGTGTTGACTGTGTTCAACAGCCTGGGCGGCGAGTATGCCACTCAGGGTCAGTAAACAAAAAACCAGGACGACAACAAATAGGTGAGAAATACGCTTCATTGTGTGGGAGCATAATATTCTTTAAGGCCTGTAATTTTAGTAACAGATAAGGAGACCCCACTTCAACCCTATAAAGATGGGGCATTTTTCTACAAAGCCAGCTTAAAAATGGCTCAAGCTTAAAAATGCAACGGAGGTGTGGGTGAACTGAAATGTTTTGGACGAACAAGACCCCTCAGGATTGCGAGTCCTATGTCAGTAGAGGCACTGAGTCGTATCGAATCTAGGCGTACTTTCTTAAGAAGCGGACATGAAAGATTATTCACTAGAGAGGATGACATGAGGCAAGATTAAAGAAACCCTTTTGCTTACAGGCGTAACAATCACGTGGGAATAATACCCTACACAACATTGATGGCTCGCGAGTATTTCCCCCCTATATTACAAATTTTTTTTGCCACCTTGATTCGCTGAATTAATCTACCCCTATTCTGGGTTCCGAGACACTTCCAAAATACACCAGAAGATCCCGTGCTGAAATTAAACCGACAATTTTCGGTCCATCACACACAACGAGATGGCGAACGCCTAAGTCACCCATCAAATCCAACGCATCGTGCGAAGTTTGGGCCAACTGAATTGTAGGGAGTGGGGAGGTCATGAGATTCTCTACTTTGGTCTCATCCAGGTTTTTCTTGAGGCCAACGGCCTTATGAACAATAGCTGTATCAGTAATGATTCCAACTGGAATACCCTTCCGTTCAACCAACAAGCTTCCAATTCCTTCTTTTTGCATCTTTTCGGCCGCTTGAGTGATTGAAAAACCTTCAGAAATGGTTTTCAGTTCTTTCTGCATAATTTGGACGATCATGTATGGTTCCCTTCTGATGATTGATGTTTGTAATCTTTTTATATTATACCAATTTTCCCATACCGTCACCGTTCTTTTTTATTCTAAATCAAAGGCCAATCGATTAGGCAGGACCGGTCATCACCTAACAAGATTTACCTTATACGGGCCGGAACAACTCCGGGAGATCACCAAAAAAGGCGGAATTCTTTCGCAGATTATTGCCACTTCAAAAGTGGGTATTGGAAATTTTTTCAAAAAACCAATATCGGCCTCGGGCTACTTCGTGTGTCATCACCTATTTTTAACCGAGAAAATAAATGGATTTTTCCCCATGTGTTCTTCACTCACTCATTTAAACCTCGAAGCAATGACCCCATTCCGTATTTTTTTCCAAAAAAGCCGCTAAATCCAAAGGATCCGTGTTCTGATAAATACAGCTTTTTAGAGTCTAGAGATGCTATCCTATTTCTATGCACTCGGAACGTTCACAAAAACCCGCAAGTGATCCAGAAGGAGCACCCTCGCTTCAACCCCAAAAAAGGATCCAAACTCAAATTCACCGTCGTCAGAAAGCAAAAGCGGTTTCTCCTCTGGAAGACGAGTGGAATGACCAATCAGATACCCCGCCTCATCTTCGCACTCCATCCTCGGAGATGAAAAAACACTAAGTTGTTTTGTTGTGGGGGGTGCATCTTCAAGCAGGAAAGGCTTTTAAGACCATTCAGGATTTTGGGGAATATCCGCCTCAACCCTCTCCTTTGTACGTCATTTCCTTCATGGCTTCAGATTTGGCGGTGTATATTGCTTTCTTCAGGGACCTTTCTCCCCTTAAAAATATAATAAGGACATCGGGCACAAAAATTTCAGATTCTTTTGGTTAGGTACCATTTCCCTCTTCCTCCATTTTTATGGTGAAAATCGGAGGCAGACGTTGAATTAAAAGAGTTATATAGCAAGAAAGATGACATTTTTCTAGAATGTATTTAAGCTTTTATACCTAGTTGTGCGATATTTCCCACAACCATTAAAGCTTTAAATGTCAATTGAGTGTCGGGATTACCTTTGCCTTTCTGTCTTGAACAGAGGAACAGCAGGCATGTGCCGAACCTTGATTGAAATGCCAGGAGGCCCAAGCCGTCCAGTCTGATGGGTGGGGAATTTATTCTCTTCCACTTCGGGATATTCATATACTCAAGCTGGTGGAAAATTTTTTACAAGACTATTACCTGTCTACGTTTCCAGGCACAGTATGCGATGAAATCTTATGAAAACTTTACGTTAATCTTCATTTCGAGTGGTGTTGGTCTGAATGGTCCTTAGTCTGTTAGGTCTTTCGTTCCATTGATTCACAAAAAAATAGAGTGCTACGATGCCGGCCTCGGTAGAAGGCTTTGAATTGTAAACTATTTTAGGGGAGTCCCCGGATGTCTGGCTCAGACCTTCTCCTTGAGTATCTGACCAAATTCCTTCCTATCCTGATCTTCATTGGTCTTGCCATGGGGTTTGGGCTGGTCACTCTTGCTCTGTCCTATCTGGTCCAACCTAAATATCCCGAACCCGAAAAGCTTTCGACCTACGAATGTGGATCTGAACCCTTTTCGGATTCACGTATGCCGTTCCCCATTCGCTATTATGTCATTGCGATGCTGTTTGTGATTTTTGATATCGAGGTGATCTTCCTTTATCCTTGGGCAATTACCTTTAATCAATTGGGCATGATCGGGTTTATTGAAATGATGATATTCATTGGATTATTTGTCGTGGCGTATGTGTACGCTTGGCGTAAAGGGGCCTTGGAATGGGATTAATTCAAATCGGGAAGCCACAAAAAGACGGCGATCTGGGGATTATGACTCTTTCCCTCGAAAAAGCCGTAAACTGGGCCCGAAAAGGCTCTCTCTGGCCCATGACATTCGGTTTGGCCTGTTGCGCCATTGAAATGATCGCCGCCGTGTCATCCCGTTATGATATTGACCGGTATGGCGCAGGAGTGTTCCGTGCCTCGCCCCGTCAATCTGATTTGATGATTGTGGCCGGAACCGTCTGTCGCCGAATGGCTCCGGTTATTCGAAAAATTTATGACCAGATGCCTGAACCAAAATATGTGATTTCCATGGGGTCATGTGCCACATCCGGAAATATTTATGATAGTTATAGCGTTGTTCAGGGTGTCGATCGGTTCGTTCCTGTTGATATTTATGTGCCGGGTTGTCCCCCGACCCCGGAAGCATTGTTTGATGGGATTTTGAAATTACAGGATCGGATCATGCAAAAACGGGTGTTCACCAAACAACCGGAGCAGGTCAAAGTCTAAGGAAAGTCACGAACAATTCATGCATCCGATCGCAGAAATGATCCAGAACCGATTTCCTGGAGGGTTTGTGGGGGCCAATGAATGGCGGGGGGACTTGGCGATTACTGTCAAGCGGGAAGCCCTGCATGATGTCTGTTCATATATCCGGAAGGATCCTGACCTGGACTGCG
This region includes:
- a CDS encoding NADH-quinone oxidoreductase subunit B, which encodes MGLIQIGKPQKDGDLGIMTLSLEKAVNWARKGSLWPMTFGLACCAIEMIAAVSSRYDIDRYGAGVFRASPRQSDLMIVAGTVCRRMAPVIRKIYDQMPEPKYVISMGSCATSGNIYDSYSVVQGVDRFVPVDIYVPGCPPTPEALFDGILKLQDRIMQKRVFTKQPEQVKV
- a CDS encoding CBS domain-containing protein, whose product is MIVQIMQKELKTISEGFSITQAAEKMQKEGIGSLLVERKGIPVGIITDTAIVHKAVGLKKNLDETKVENLMTSPLPTIQLAQTSHDALDLMGDLGVRHLVVCDGPKIVGLISARDLLVYFGSVSEPRIGVD
- a CDS encoding NADH-quinone oxidoreductase subunit A yields the protein MSGSDLLLEYLTKFLPILIFIGLAMGFGLVTLALSYLVQPKYPEPEKLSTYECGSEPFSDSRMPFPIRYYVIAMLFVIFDIEVIFLYPWAITFNQLGMIGFIEMMIFIGLFVVAYVYAWRKGALEWD